One genomic window of Bacillus mycoides includes the following:
- a CDS encoding Z1 domain-containing protein encodes MMISMMTDFYSPKYDEHRAIIEKLRNRGRDWGFIKYYGKQDEEGLQNKLELLKEEDIIPEDLDAMLWLGIVTFLREAEERMQTIEEKIVNNRILSRRQDNDLTIPNNETSSWQLYKNKLIQQGWTTESVKDVENTTISILRKLRVETSEPVKGLTIGHVQSGKTASMAALMAMAADWEFNLFIVLSGTIENLRKQTEDRLIDDLKISGNLSWERLSQLSLKPGSSHKVTSLLLNQGSRERYLNVCLKNKTRLNDLIHWLKEDGNKLSQMRILIIDDEADQGGINTKDVNDSEAERTALNKAIVELVNIQANDSSKPFSMNYVSYTATPYANFLNEASEESLYPRDFVAVLNPAKEYFGAKQIFGLENNEYYRGLPMIREIKANDRDLVNAVHKEEEDYLPQSFEDALHWFILATSIMRYRKYKKPISMLVHTSQKQMHHQIFADLINDYFRRTSKVKIIEACRVLYEQEQKKFTKEDFEMEFEVYPNKGDVKDYPPFEKIEEELKRLIRYNPSHINVLEDTKRMEYHDGLHLCIDNCANNGITEDLEYVRLVYPDPKSPNYPAPAPAFIVIGGSTLSRGLTIEGLVSTYFLRTTSQADTLLQMGRFFGYRRGYEMLPRIWLTTDTEAKFRFMATLEEELREDIETYILEGMDANEYGPKIKNSPKLTWLRITAKNRMQSAEEIDLDFSGTSSQTIIFDNDTEVLKHNIEVTEHFLQHLGTPSETRNSRGIYWEDVPFQQIMDDFFRKFRFSDPSEFANIESFYQWYQKKKEEAGFTNWNVVLSGSGKLDDDKHKQWIVGGRGVGLVTRSRRGTAAGDKINIGVLRTPSDLYADMTKAMYDSIPDEYKLTSAGKEERARIEEQLEEIDEKQLKKSVVNEMRKEAGIGLTPQLLLYRIDKDSKFTKKQSPNIKEASKRYDLNASEDLIGISLFVPGYRSGKNLATKLSIRIENLMGESEMEEGEG; translated from the coding sequence ATGATGATAAGCATGATGACTGATTTTTATTCACCTAAATATGATGAACATCGAGCTATAATCGAAAAGTTACGTAATAGAGGACGTGACTGGGGTTTTATAAAATATTATGGTAAACAAGATGAAGAGGGACTGCAAAACAAACTTGAATTATTAAAGGAAGAAGATATCATTCCTGAAGATTTAGATGCAATGCTTTGGCTAGGGATTGTGACATTTTTGCGTGAAGCTGAAGAACGTATGCAGACAATTGAAGAAAAAATTGTCAATAATCGTATTTTGAGTCGCCGACAAGATAATGATTTAACGATTCCAAATAATGAGACAAGTAGCTGGCAGCTATATAAAAACAAACTGATCCAGCAAGGGTGGACAACCGAATCTGTAAAAGACGTAGAAAATACAACGATTAGTATTTTAAGAAAACTGCGCGTAGAAACGTCCGAACCTGTAAAAGGATTAACGATTGGTCACGTACAGTCGGGTAAAACAGCGAGTATGGCTGCATTAATGGCAATGGCTGCAGATTGGGAGTTTAATTTATTCATTGTTTTGTCAGGAACAATTGAAAATTTACGTAAACAAACAGAAGACCGTTTGATAGATGATCTTAAAATATCAGGTAATCTTTCTTGGGAACGTTTAAGTCAGCTGTCATTAAAGCCAGGTTCATCTCATAAGGTAACTAGCTTACTATTAAATCAGGGGTCACGTGAACGTTATTTAAATGTATGTTTAAAAAATAAAACACGTTTAAATGATTTAATCCATTGGTTAAAAGAAGACGGCAACAAGCTTTCACAAATGCGCATTTTAATTATTGATGATGAAGCAGATCAAGGTGGGATCAATACAAAAGATGTAAATGATTCAGAAGCAGAACGTACAGCATTGAATAAAGCAATTGTAGAGCTAGTGAATATTCAAGCAAATGATAGTTCGAAACCGTTCAGTATGAACTACGTTAGCTACACTGCTACACCTTATGCAAACTTTTTAAATGAAGCTTCAGAAGAATCCTTATATCCACGTGATTTTGTCGCAGTATTAAATCCTGCAAAAGAATATTTTGGTGCAAAACAAATTTTCGGCTTAGAAAATAATGAATATTATCGAGGGTTGCCAATGATACGTGAAATTAAAGCAAATGATCGTGATTTAGTCAATGCTGTTCATAAAGAAGAGGAAGATTATTTGCCGCAATCATTTGAAGATGCACTTCATTGGTTTATATTAGCGACTTCAATTATGCGTTATCGCAAATATAAAAAGCCGATTAGTATGCTTGTACACACTAGTCAAAAGCAAATGCATCATCAAATTTTCGCGGATTTAATTAACGACTATTTTCGTAGGACATCGAAAGTAAAAATCATTGAAGCATGCCGTGTGTTATATGAACAAGAACAAAAAAAGTTTACAAAAGAAGACTTTGAAATGGAGTTTGAAGTATACCCAAATAAAGGTGATGTGAAAGATTATCCGCCATTTGAAAAAATCGAAGAAGAGTTAAAACGTTTAATCCGCTATAATCCTTCTCACATTAATGTATTAGAAGATACAAAACGAATGGAATATCATGACGGTCTTCATTTATGTATTGATAACTGTGCAAATAATGGGATTACAGAAGATTTAGAGTATGTCCGTTTAGTTTATCCAGATCCTAAGTCACCGAATTATCCAGCACCAGCACCAGCATTTATTGTTATTGGTGGTAGTACGTTATCGCGGGGATTAACAATAGAAGGTTTAGTGAGCACTTATTTCTTACGTACAACTTCGCAAGCAGATACATTACTGCAAATGGGGCGTTTCTTCGGTTACCGTAGAGGTTATGAAATGCTGCCGCGTATTTGGCTAACAACGGATACAGAGGCGAAGTTTAGATTTATGGCGACGCTTGAGGAAGAACTGCGTGAGGATATTGAAACATATATTTTAGAAGGTATGGATGCCAACGAATATGGACCAAAAATTAAAAACTCGCCAAAACTAACATGGCTACGTATTACAGCAAAAAATCGTATGCAAAGTGCTGAGGAAATCGATTTAGACTTCTCTGGCACATCAAGCCAAACGATTATTTTCGATAATGATACAGAGGTATTGAAGCACAATATTGAAGTAACAGAACACTTTTTACAACATCTAGGCACACCAAGTGAAACACGCAATAGTCGAGGTATTTACTGGGAAGATGTACCGTTCCAACAAATTATGGATGATTTCTTTCGCAAATTTAGATTCAGTGATCCAAGTGAGTTTGCAAATATTGAATCGTTCTATCAATGGTATCAAAAGAAAAAAGAAGAAGCTGGTTTTACCAATTGGAATGTCGTGTTATCAGGTAGTGGTAAATTAGATGATGATAAACATAAACAATGGATAGTCGGTGGTCGTGGTGTAGGACTTGTTACACGTAGTCGTCGTGGTACGGCGGCGGGTGACAAAATCAATATTGGGGTATTACGAACACCTTCTGATTTATATGCAGATATGACAAAAGCAATGTATGATTCGATTCCAGATGAATACAAGTTGACATCGGCCGGCAAAGAAGAGCGTGCACGTATTGAAGAGCAATTAGAAGAAATTGATGAAAAGCAACTGAAGAAAAGTGTGGTTAATGAAATGCGTAAAGAGGCTGGTATCGGTTTAACACCACAGCTACTTTTATATCGTATCGACAAAGATTCAAAGTTTACAAAGAAACAAAGTCCGAATATAAAAGAAGCGAGTAAGCGTTATGATTTAAATGCTTCTGAAGATTTAATTGGTATAAGTTTATTTGTACCAGGGTATCGTTCGGGTAAAAATTTAGCGACAAAATTGTCGATTCGTATTGAAAATCTAATGGGTGAGTCTGAGATGGAAGAAGGAGAAGGATAA
- a CDS encoding PD-(D/E)XK motif protein, which yields MEIIQKIREGFAYFRTSAKRSITLKEQYYWIVKIGDMQGIAIEIPADKHVNEQFASISYYTKEYVLDGEEHHLLMLVSDHPKLYNDFAIVCTGFLEKVLDAESYQEIQENPISWWHAMKELMGNANIEKATYSVLAEMLSYYYLLKQGKEISWIGPFGGSVDFDSEDGGYEVKSTVARYGSQITINSQYQLKAKYLLFYRFEPAVYGISIQDIVIKLLGLGVEESEIERALEKLKYPISSEVRKRSYRLLEVMKYEIDERFPKIVPESFIDGQLPKHISGLIYKLDLDGLDGDFIDLKEF from the coding sequence ATGGAAATAATACAAAAAATTAGAGAAGGCTTCGCTTATTTTCGAACATCTGCAAAACGTTCCATTACATTAAAAGAGCAGTATTATTGGATTGTGAAAATTGGTGATATGCAAGGTATTGCTATTGAAATTCCGGCAGATAAACATGTAAATGAGCAGTTCGCCAGCATTTCTTATTATACAAAAGAATATGTACTTGATGGTGAAGAGCACCATTTATTAATGCTCGTATCTGATCATCCGAAGTTATACAATGATTTTGCGATTGTTTGTACTGGTTTTTTAGAGAAGGTACTGGATGCGGAATCGTATCAAGAAATTCAAGAAAATCCAATTTCATGGTGGCATGCTATGAAAGAACTTATGGGAAATGCGAATATCGAAAAGGCAACGTATAGTGTACTTGCTGAAATGCTTAGTTACTATTACTTGTTAAAACAAGGGAAAGAAATTTCTTGGATAGGCCCATTTGGTGGCTCTGTAGATTTCGATAGCGAGGATGGCGGATATGAAGTAAAATCGACGGTAGCACGTTATGGTTCGCAAATTACAATTAATAGTCAGTATCAATTAAAGGCAAAATATTTGTTGTTTTATCGTTTTGAGCCTGCTGTATACGGTATTTCGATTCAAGATATAGTTATAAAATTATTGGGCTTGGGCGTAGAAGAATCGGAAATCGAACGTGCACTTGAAAAATTAAAATACCCAATTAGCAGTGAAGTTCGTAAAAGATCATATCGTCTGCTCGAAGTAATGAAATATGAAATCGATGAAAGGTTCCCAAAAATCGTACCAGAAAGTTTTATAGACGGACAATTGCCTAAACATATTAGTGGACTTATATATAAATTAGATTTAGATGGTTTGGATGGGGATTTTATTGATTTAAAGGAATTCTAA
- the guaA gene encoding glutamine-hydrolyzing GMP synthase: MKKQHDTIIVLDFGSQYNQLIARRIREFGVYSELHPHTITAEEIKAMNPKGIIFSGGPNSVYGEGALHCDEKIFELGLPIFGICYGMQLMTQYFGGKVERANHREYGKAVLKVENESKLYASLPEEQVVWMSHGDLVTGLPEGFVVDATSESCPIAGMSNEAENLYGVQFHPEVRHSEHGNDLIKNFVFGVCGCSEGWNMENFIEVELEKIRETVGDKKVLCALSGGVDSSVVAVLIHKAIGDQLTCIFVDHGLLRKDEAEGVMKTFSEGFHMNVIKVDAQERFMNKLKGVEDPEQKRKIIGNEFIYVFDDEASKLQGMDFLAQGTLYTDIVESGTATAQTIKSHHNVGGLPEDMQFKLIEPLNTLFKDEVRVLGSELGIPDEIVWRQPFPGPGLGIRVLGEITEEKLEIVRESDAILREEIIKAGLDREVWQYFTALPGMRSVGVMGDERTYDYTVGIRAVTSIDGMTADWARIPWDVLEKISVRIVNEVKHVNRIVYDITSKPPATIEWE; the protein is encoded by the coding sequence TTGAAGAAGCAGCATGATACAATTATCGTTTTAGATTTTGGGAGTCAGTACAATCAGTTAATAGCACGTCGAATTCGTGAGTTCGGTGTATACAGTGAACTTCATCCGCATACAATTACTGCAGAAGAAATTAAAGCAATGAATCCAAAAGGGATTATTTTCTCTGGTGGACCAAATAGTGTATACGGTGAAGGTGCATTACATTGTGATGAAAAAATCTTTGAACTAGGATTACCGATTTTCGGTATCTGTTACGGTATGCAGCTTATGACGCAATACTTCGGTGGTAAAGTAGAACGTGCCAACCACCGTGAGTATGGAAAAGCTGTTCTTAAAGTAGAGAACGAATCAAAATTATATGCGAGCCTTCCAGAAGAGCAAGTTGTATGGATGAGTCATGGTGACTTAGTAACTGGTTTACCTGAAGGATTCGTAGTAGATGCAACAAGTGAGTCTTGTCCAATTGCTGGTATGAGCAATGAAGCGGAAAACTTATACGGTGTACAATTCCACCCAGAAGTACGTCACTCTGAGCACGGTAACGATTTAATTAAAAACTTCGTATTCGGCGTATGTGGTTGTTCTGAAGGATGGAACATGGAGAACTTTATCGAAGTAGAATTAGAGAAGATCCGTGAAACTGTTGGAGACAAAAAAGTATTATGCGCACTTAGCGGCGGTGTAGACTCTTCTGTTGTAGCAGTATTAATTCATAAGGCGATTGGTGACCAATTAACATGTATTTTCGTGGACCACGGTTTACTTCGTAAAGATGAAGCAGAAGGTGTTATGAAAACATTTAGCGAAGGCTTCCATATGAACGTTATTAAAGTGGATGCACAAGAGCGCTTCATGAACAAGTTAAAAGGTGTAGAAGATCCAGAGCAAAAACGTAAAATCATCGGTAATGAATTCATTTACGTATTTGATGATGAAGCTTCTAAATTACAAGGAATGGACTTCCTAGCGCAAGGTACACTTTACACAGACATCGTTGAAAGTGGTACAGCAACTGCACAAACAATTAAATCTCACCATAATGTTGGTGGACTTCCTGAAGACATGCAGTTCAAATTAATTGAGCCTTTAAACACTTTATTTAAAGACGAAGTACGTGTATTAGGATCAGAACTAGGAATTCCTGATGAAATCGTATGGCGTCAACCGTTCCCAGGTCCAGGACTTGGTATTCGTGTATTAGGTGAAATTACAGAAGAGAAATTAGAAATCGTTCGTGAATCTGATGCAATTTTACGTGAAGAAATTATAAAAGCAGGATTAGACCGCGAAGTTTGGCAATACTTCACTGCGCTTCCTGGTATGCGTAGCGTAGGCGTTATGGGTGACGAGCGTACTTACGATTACACAGTAGGTATCCGTGCAGTAACATCTATCGACGGTATGACAGCTGACTGGGCACGTATCCCTTGGGACGTATTAGAGAAAATCTCTGTACGTATCGTAAACGAAGTAAAACACGTTAACCGTATCGTGTATGATATAACGAGCAAGCCACCAGCAACTATTGAGTGGGAATAG
- a CDS encoding NCS2 family permease, whose protein sequence is MKRYFQFDELGTNYKTEFIAGLTTFLSMAYVLFVNPATLSLGNVKGLPAGTGMDPGAVFVATALAAAIGSLIMGIFAKYPIALAPGMGINAFFAYTAVLTMGIPWQTAIAGTLMSGIIFIILTASGIREKIINAIPVELKFAVAAGIGLFIAFLGFQNAGIIVKNDAVLVGLGDLTKGTTLLAIFGVVTTIIFMIKKINGAVFYGMILTAILGVATGLIDTPKAVVGAIPSLEPTFGVALTHFGDIFTVEMAIVIITFFFIDFFDTAGTLVAVANQAGLMKNNKLPRAGKALFADAIATVIGAILGTSTTTSYIESSAGVAAGGRSGFTAVVTAGFFLLALFFSPLLSVVTPAVTAPALIIVGILMVSSLGEIDWKKFEIAVPAFFTIISMPLTYSIATGIAIGFIFYPITMVVSGRRKEIHPIMYVMGVLFVLYFIYVRK, encoded by the coding sequence ATGAAACGCTATTTTCAGTTTGATGAACTCGGCACAAATTATAAAACAGAGTTCATAGCAGGGTTAACGACATTTCTATCTATGGCTTACGTACTATTTGTCAATCCTGCTACGCTGTCGCTTGGAAATGTTAAAGGATTACCAGCAGGTACAGGGATGGATCCAGGTGCAGTATTCGTTGCTACAGCATTAGCAGCGGCGATTGGTTCGTTAATTATGGGGATATTTGCGAAGTATCCGATTGCTTTAGCGCCAGGTATGGGAATAAACGCGTTCTTTGCTTATACAGCGGTGTTAACGATGGGAATTCCGTGGCAAACGGCGATTGCTGGAACATTAATGTCAGGTATTATCTTTATTATTCTTACTGCTTCAGGTATTCGTGAAAAAATCATTAATGCAATTCCAGTAGAGTTAAAGTTTGCAGTAGCGGCGGGTATCGGATTATTCATTGCCTTCCTTGGATTCCAAAATGCCGGAATTATCGTGAAAAATGATGCCGTCCTTGTTGGATTGGGGGATTTAACGAAGGGTACAACGTTGCTGGCGATTTTCGGAGTTGTTACTACAATCATCTTCATGATTAAGAAAATAAATGGTGCTGTTTTCTACGGCATGATTCTTACGGCAATCTTAGGAGTAGCAACAGGATTAATTGATACTCCGAAAGCTGTAGTGGGAGCAATACCGAGTCTAGAACCAACGTTCGGTGTGGCATTAACTCACTTTGGAGATATTTTCACTGTTGAAATGGCGATTGTTATTATCACGTTCTTCTTTATTGATTTCTTTGATACAGCGGGTACGCTTGTAGCGGTTGCGAATCAAGCGGGATTAATGAAGAACAATAAATTACCACGTGCAGGAAAAGCATTATTTGCAGATGCGATTGCAACTGTAATTGGTGCAATTCTAGGTACATCTACTACGACGTCTTACATTGAATCGTCTGCGGGGGTAGCGGCAGGGGGGCGTTCTGGATTTACAGCAGTTGTAACAGCAGGATTCTTCTTACTGGCACTTTTCTTCTCGCCACTATTAAGTGTTGTGACACCAGCTGTAACGGCACCAGCTCTAATTATTGTAGGAATCTTGATGGTTTCATCTTTAGGAGAAATTGATTGGAAGAAATTCGAGATTGCAGTACCGGCATTCTTTACAATCATCTCTATGCCACTTACGTATAGTATCGCAACAGGAATTGCAATCGGGTTTATCTTCTATCCAATTACAATGGTTGTGAGTGGTCGTCGTAAAGAGATTCATCCAATTATGTATGTTATGGGAGTTTTATTCGTACTATATTTCATCTACGTTCGTAAATAA
- a CDS encoding response regulator transcription factor, with amino-acid sequence MAGETILVVDDEKEIRNLITIYLKNEGYKVLQAGDGEEGLRILEENEVHLVVLDIMMPKVDGIHMCMKVREAKEMPIIMLSAKTQDMDKILGLTTGADDYVTKPFNPLELIARIKSQLRRYMKMNGFAIQNEDELEIGDMIINISTHKVIVEGEEVKLTPREFSILELLARNPDMVFSAEQIYEKVWNERSFQSDNTVMVHIRKVREKIEENPRKPRYIKTVWGVGYKIEKDI; translated from the coding sequence ATGGCCGGGGAAACAATACTTGTCGTAGATGATGAAAAAGAAATTAGGAATCTTATTACAATCTATTTAAAGAACGAAGGATATAAAGTGCTGCAGGCAGGGGACGGAGAAGAAGGGTTACGTATATTAGAAGAAAATGAAGTGCATTTAGTTGTGTTGGATATTATGATGCCGAAAGTAGATGGTATTCATATGTGTATGAAAGTAAGGGAAGCGAAGGAAATGCCGATTATTATGCTTTCGGCAAAAACGCAAGATATGGATAAAATTTTAGGATTAACAACAGGTGCAGATGATTACGTAACAAAACCGTTTAATCCGTTAGAGTTAATCGCAAGAATTAAATCTCAGCTACGTCGTTATATGAAAATGAATGGTTTTGCTATTCAAAATGAGGACGAGTTAGAAATTGGAGATATGATAATAAACATCTCAACTCATAAAGTCATTGTAGAGGGAGAAGAAGTGAAGTTAACTCCACGGGAATTTTCGATTTTAGAATTGCTAGCTCGTAATCCAGATATGGTCTTTAGTGCTGAACAAATTTATGAAAAGGTTTGGAACGAAAGATCTTTCCAGTCTGATAATACTGTAATGGTGCATATTCGGAAAGTACGTGAAAAGATTGAGGAGAATCCAAGGAAGCCGAGATATATAAAAACAGTATGGGGAGTGGGGTATAAGATTGAAAAAGATATTTAA
- a CDS encoding sensor histidine kinase has protein sequence MKKIFNPFTYVRKTRELIEKLVKSVRKSIRIQLITTFAACALLGVLSTKAAAPFFENANREATIDYRAGMERINQQAQSAANSSVHENKLEAISNMIEIENQNLEQGSRVLKILVTDESGKVLYKTKQAQEEQIDLYNTIRNAASFAINYTNGREVFESTRKEFIAFSPITIEGKNLYMFVSGIPEGEVMYDTQEGPFPFLIGVLVFIFSFFYITKRKMKQIEAMAEGVKEIEKGNLAYRIEKKGEDEIASLTENINNMAEELMNNIEKERKLEKQKNELITNVSHDLRTPLTSIMGYLRLLRDSKYENKEQHDEYTKIAFAKSEQLRNLIEDLFEYTKLTNEQVVLEKQEVCVNELLDQLIEELVPQAEEHGLSFVKKFPEERAHAMIDSEKMVRVFDNLLMNAIKYSKDDGEIKVSLQRQRRDIQVVIANHSEEFTREELGNLFERFYKKDQSRSRVTEGSGLGLAIAKSIVELQDGSIRAEYEDGIVQFIVSLPIIEK, from the coding sequence TTGAAAAAGATATTTAATCCGTTTACTTATGTAAGGAAAACAAGAGAATTGATTGAGAAATTAGTAAAGAGTGTGCGGAAGAGTATAAGAATTCAACTGATTACTACTTTTGCAGCTTGTGCGTTATTAGGAGTTTTGTCAACGAAAGCAGCAGCACCATTTTTTGAAAATGCAAATCGTGAGGCTACTATCGATTATCGAGCTGGTATGGAGCGAATTAATCAACAAGCTCAAAGTGCTGCAAATAGCTCAGTTCATGAAAATAAATTAGAAGCCATATCAAATATGATTGAAATAGAGAACCAAAATTTAGAGCAAGGATCTAGAGTTTTAAAGATATTGGTTACTGACGAAAGCGGGAAAGTTTTATATAAAACGAAGCAGGCACAAGAAGAGCAAATAGATTTGTATAATACGATTCGTAATGCAGCATCGTTTGCGATTAATTATACAAATGGTAGAGAAGTATTTGAAAGTACAAGAAAAGAGTTTATAGCTTTTTCACCTATTACTATAGAAGGAAAGAATTTGTACATGTTTGTTAGTGGAATTCCAGAGGGAGAAGTAATGTATGACACGCAAGAAGGGCCATTCCCGTTTTTAATTGGTGTGCTCGTATTCATTTTCTCTTTCTTCTATATAACAAAGAGAAAGATGAAGCAGATCGAAGCGATGGCAGAAGGTGTGAAAGAAATAGAAAAAGGAAACTTGGCTTATCGTATTGAGAAGAAAGGTGAAGATGAGATTGCGTCTTTAACTGAGAATATTAATAATATGGCAGAAGAGCTTATGAATAATATAGAAAAGGAACGTAAATTAGAGAAGCAAAAGAATGAGCTTATTACGAATGTATCTCATGATTTGCGTACGCCGCTTACTTCTATTATGGGATATTTACGATTACTTAGAGACTCTAAATATGAAAATAAAGAGCAACATGATGAGTATACTAAAATTGCTTTTGCAAAATCGGAGCAGTTAAGGAATTTAATAGAAGATTTATTTGAGTATACGAAGTTAACGAATGAACAAGTTGTATTAGAAAAACAAGAAGTGTGTGTAAATGAGTTGCTTGATCAATTAATAGAAGAGTTAGTACCGCAGGCAGAAGAGCACGGGCTTTCATTTGTTAAGAAATTTCCTGAGGAACGTGCGCATGCAATGATTGACTCGGAAAAGATGGTCCGTGTATTCGACAACTTGCTAATGAATGCGATTAAGTATAGTAAAGATGATGGAGAGATAAAAGTTTCTCTGCAAAGACAGCGCAGGGATATACAAGTTGTTATTGCAAATCATAGTGAAGAGTTTACGAGAGAAGAGTTAGGGAACTTGTTTGAACGGTTTTATAAGAAAGACCAATCTAGAAGTAGAGTAACAGAAGGTTCGGGGCTCGGATTAGCTATTGCGAAAAGCATTGTTGAGTTGCAAGATGGTAGTATTCGAGCTGAGTATGAGGACGGTATCGTTCAGTTCATCGTTTCATTACCAATTATAGAAAAATAA
- a CDS encoding DsbA family oxidoreductase — MKIEVWSDFVCPFCYIGKRRLEMALEQFPHKKDVEVEFKSFELDQNAPIYSGTSINEVLASKYGISVEEANRNNIQLGNHAASMGLSFNFEEMKPTNTFDAHRLAKFAKDQGKEKEITENLLFAYFTESRNLSEVETLANIAEASGLDREEALNVIHNKNAYANEVRIDESIAQQYKITGVPYFIVNQKYAISGAQPLETFVGAIQQVWEEENPKSELQDLSINSTTDDYCADGSCSIPSKE; from the coding sequence ATGAAAATTGAAGTTTGGTCTGACTTTGTATGCCCGTTTTGCTATATTGGGAAGCGTAGATTAGAAATGGCTTTAGAGCAATTTCCACATAAGAAAGATGTTGAAGTTGAGTTTAAAAGTTTTGAATTAGATCAAAATGCTCCGATCTACTCTGGAACGAGTATTAATGAAGTGCTTGCATCGAAGTATGGAATTAGTGTTGAAGAAGCTAATCGTAATAATATACAACTAGGCAATCATGCAGCTAGTATGGGTTTGAGTTTCAATTTTGAAGAGATGAAGCCAACAAATACTTTTGATGCACATCGTTTGGCGAAATTCGCAAAGGATCAGGGGAAGGAAAAGGAGATTACAGAAAATCTACTTTTTGCATATTTCACTGAATCGAGAAACTTAAGTGAGGTGGAAACACTAGCTAATATTGCTGAAGCTTCCGGTCTAGATAGGGAAGAGGCTTTAAATGTTATTCATAATAAAAATGCTTATGCCAATGAGGTTAGGATTGATGAATCAATTGCCCAACAATATAAAATTACAGGGGTACCTTATTTTATTGTTAATCAAAAGTATGCTATTTCAGGTGCACAACCACTTGAAACCTTTGTTGGTGCAATTCAGCAGGTGTGGGAAGAAGAGAATCCTAAGTCTGAACTTCAAGATCTTTCAATAAATAGTACAACAGATGATTATTGTGCAGATGGTAGCTGCTCGATACCTTCAAAGGAATAA